One Choloepus didactylus isolate mChoDid1 chromosome 8, mChoDid1.pri, whole genome shotgun sequence DNA window includes the following coding sequences:
- the LOC119542001 gene encoding kelch repeat and BTB domain-containing protein 12-like: MECKSEGKEKYQHSLNLLSKIKNMKELAEMIDVILIAEGEKFPCHRLVLAAFSPYFKAMFTCGLLECTQREVILHDITAESVSVVLNYMYNAVLEINNANVQTVAMAAYFMQMEEVFCVCQKYMMDHMDASNCVGIYYFAKQIGAEDLSDQSKKYLYQHFAEVSLHEEILETEVHQLLMLIKSDDLNISREESILDLVLRWVNHNKELRTEHLVELLKQVRLELINPSFLRQALKRNTMLLCHADCIDIIQNAFKAIKTPQQHSLNLRYGMETTSLLLCIGNNSSGIRSRHRNYGDASFCYDPSSCKTYFISSPKYGEGLGTVCTGVVMENNTIIVAGEASASKLSRQKNKNVEIYRYVFDSEFLNLL, from the coding sequence ATGGAGTGCAAGagtgagggaaaagaaaaataccaacATAGCTTGAATTTACTTagtaaaattaagaacatgaaaGAATTAGCAGAAATGATTGATGTGATTCTCATAGCAGAAGGGGAGAAATTTCCTTGCCACAGACTGGTCCTGGCTGCATTTAGCCCTTATTTCAAAGCTATGTTCACCTGTGGACTACTTGAATGTACTCAAAGGGAGGTCATACTCCATGATATCACAGCAGAAAGTGTGTCAGTGGTGTTAAATTACATGTACAACGCAGTTTTGGAGATCAATAATGCCAATGTACAGACTGTAGCTATGGCTGCCTATTTCATGCAGATGGAAGAAGTCTTCTGTGTGTGTCAGAAGTATATGATGGACCACATGGATGCTTCCAATTGTGTGGGTATCTATTATTTTgcaaagcagattggagctgaagATTTATCTGATCaatcaaagaaatatttatatcagCACTTTGCTGAGGTGAGCTTACATGAAGAAATACTGGAAACTGAAGTGCACCAACTTCTGATGCTTATTAAATCAGATGATCTTAACATATCCAGAGAAGAGAGCATTCTGGACTTGGTTTTGAGATGGGTGAATCATAACAAAGAATTGCGCACAGAGCATCTTGTTGAGCTTCTGAAGCAAGTCAGATTGGAACTTATAAATCCTTCCTTTTTAAGACAAGCcctaaaaagaaacacaatgcTTCTGTGCCATGCAGATTGCATTGACATAATTCAAAATGCTTTCAAAGCCATCAAGACACCCCAGCAGCATTCTCTAAATCTTCGTTATGGCATGGAGACTACCAGTCTTCTGCTTTGCATTGGCAACAATTCTTCAGGAATCAGGTCAAGACATAGGAACTATGGAGATGCCAGTTTTTGTTATGATCCCTCATCATGCAAGACCTATTTCATCTCATCTCCGAAGTATGGGGAGGGCTTAGGAACCGTGTGTACTGGTGTTGTCATGGAAAACAACACTATAATTGTGGCTGGCGAAGCAAGTGCCTCTAAACTCTCTAGACAAAAGAACAAGAATGTTGAAATCTATAGGTATGTATTTGACAGTGAATTTCTAAATTTGCTTTAA